In Rhodamnia argentea isolate NSW1041297 chromosome 11, ASM2092103v1, whole genome shotgun sequence, one genomic interval encodes:
- the LOC115755890 gene encoding lipase-like PAD4 isoform X1 codes for MEAESSPFESSEMLASFLASTPFLAESWRACSFANSEAPRSFVAELRGEVGYLAFSGVQAIDRSEPTCGTLMALGECGCRDLFSPLTFDGDGEAEETVKVDAGFLRLFLGFYQRRDLQNQIQELLGNVKMIILTGHSFGATTASLTALWLLSHLQPTASPISVLCLTFGTPLLGNKSLSRAILRERWGGSFCNVVSKLDVVPRLFFAPLASLAPQLHLLLQFWQVAAASPSLEQLVGELRKQNFNEFFSNVMDCAKDAAQSGGGANNSLFWPLGSYLFCSEEGAICLDNATSVIKMMHLMLETVSPASSFENHLKCFEDHLKYGYYTGLLSLQFLKRINTSGLSASSYEAGVFLALQSSGINPQDDNISKPAKDCLQMARHMGRAPNLNNAHLAIRLSKITPCRAQLEWYKARCDESEDQLGYYDTFKEYGASRRESTIDMNLFRLAAFWNDVVGMVERNELSYDFHRRSKWNNAAHFYRLLAEPLEIARYYRRGMHRQKGHYIKHGRDRRFQILDRWWNRRIAVAAQEPQQINNKRSRSRHTSFTQDSLFWAKVEEAKDWLKHVRKERDSNKLGSLLANMKDFEKYANELIARKEVSIDVLAKNSSYSLWAEDWKALKLEFQQPPSDPALNGMDCD; via the exons ATGGAAGCCGAATCATCACC GTTCGAGAGCAGCGAGATGCTGGCGAGCTTCTTGGCGTCGACGCCGTTCCTGGCGGAGTCGTGGAGAGCGTGTAGCTTCGCCAACTCCGAAGCTCCGAGGAGCTTCGTGGCGGAGCTTCGTGGTGAGGTCGGGTACCTGGCGTTCTCGGGCGTCCAggcgatcgaccggtccgagCCGACTTGCGGGACCCTGATGGCGCTGGGCGAGTGTGGGTGCAGGGATCTGTTCTCGCCGTTGACGttcgacggcgacggcgaggcCGAAGAGACGGTCAAGGTGGACGCCGGATTCCTCCGTCTCTTCCTGGGATTCTACCAGCGACGGGATTTGCAGAACCAG ATTCAGGAATTACTGGGAAATGTTAAGATGATTATCCTCACAGGCCATTCCTTTGGAGCGACAACCGCCTCTCTCACTGCTCTCTGGCTCCTCTCCCATCTACAGCCCACGGCATCTCCCATCTCAGTCCTCTGCCTCACCTTCGGCACTCCCTTGCTCGGCAACAAGTCCCTTTCCCGAGCCATTCTCCGAGAAAGATGGGGCGGGAGCTTCTGTAACGTCGTCTCGAAGCTCGATGTGGTGCCGAGACTGTTCTTCGCTCCGCTAgcctccttggctcctcaactgCACTTGCTGCTTCAGTTTTGGCAAGTCGCTGCTGCTTCTCCCAGTTTAGAACAGCTTGTTGGAGAACTGCGAAAACAGAATTTCAATGAATTCTTCAGCAACGTCATGGATTGTGCTAAAGATGCCGCACAATCAGGAGGAGGGGCTAACAACAGTTTGTTTTGGCCCTTGGGAAGCTACCTATTCTGTTCAGAAGAGGGAGCGATCTGTCTGGATAATGCAACTTCTGTTATTAAGATGATGCATTTGATGCTCGAGACAGTCTCTCCAGCTTCCAGTTTTGAGAATCATCTGAAGTGTTTTGAGGATCATCTGAAGTATGGTTATTATACAGGACTACTTTCTTTGCAATTCCTGAAAAGGATAAACACCAGCGGCCTCTCCGCGTCAAGCTACGAAGCTGGCGTCTTCTTAGCATTACAATCCTCAGGAATAAATCCACAG GATGACAATATTTCAAAACCAGCTAAAGATTGCCTCCAGATGGCTCGGCACATGGGACGTGCACCGAACCTGAACAATGCTCATCTAGCTATAAGACTATCTAAGATAACGCCCTGCAGAGCACAGCTCGAGTGGTATAAGGCACGCTGCGACGAGTCCGAGGATCAACTTGGCTATTACGACACATTCAAGGAATATGGAGCATCCAGGAGGGAGTCCACGATCGACATGAACCTGTTCAGACTTGCCGCATTCTGGAATGATGTCGTAGGCATGGTAGAACGGAATGAACTCTCGTACGATTTCCACCGCAGGTCCAAGTGGAACAATGCAGCCCACTTCTATAGGCTCCTCGCCGAGCCCTTGGAAATCGCTCGCTATTACCGTCGTGGCATGCACCGACAGAAGGGACACTACATCAAGCATGGAAGGGACAGGAGATTCCAGATTTTGGACAGATGGTGGAATCGAAGGATTGCTGTTGCGGCGCAAGAACCACAACAAATTAACAACAAGCGTAGTCGGAGCAGGCACACAAGCTTTACTCAAGATTCTTTGTTTTGGGCAAAGGTGGAGGAAGCGAAGGACTGGCTCAAGCACGTGAGAAAGGAAAGGGACTCGAATAAGTTGGGATCGCTTTTGGCGAACATGAAGGATTTCGAGAAGTATGCGAATGAGCTAATTGCAAGGAAGGAGGTGTCCATAGATGTTCTGGCTAAGAACTCCAGTTACAGCTTATGGGCCGAGGATTGGAAAGCTTTGAAGTTGGAGTTC
- the LOC115755890 gene encoding lipase-like PAD4 isoform X2 → MEAESSPFESSEMLASFLASTPSPRSFVAELRGEVGYLAFSGVQAIDRSEPTCGTLMALGECGCRDLFSPLTFDGDGEAEETVKVDAGFLRLFLGFYQRRDLQNQIQELLGNVKMIILTGHSFGATTASLTALWLLSHLQPTASPISVLCLTFGTPLLGNKSLSRAILRERWGGSFCNVVSKLDVVPRLFFAPLASLAPQLHLLLQFWQVAAASPSLEQLVGELRKQNFNEFFSNVMDCAKDAAQSGGGANNSLFWPLGSYLFCSEEGAICLDNATSVIKMMHLMLETVSPASSFENHLKCFEDHLKYGYYTGLLSLQFLKRINTSGLSASSYEAGVFLALQSSGINPQDDNISKPAKDCLQMARHMGRAPNLNNAHLAIRLSKITPCRAQLEWYKARCDESEDQLGYYDTFKEYGASRRESTIDMNLFRLAAFWNDVVGMVERNELSYDFHRRSKWNNAAHFYRLLAEPLEIARYYRRGMHRQKGHYIKHGRDRRFQILDRWWNRRIAVAAQEPQQINNKRSRSRHTSFTQDSLFWAKVEEAKDWLKHVRKERDSNKLGSLLANMKDFEKYANELIARKEVSIDVLAKNSSYSLWAEDWKALKLEFQQPPSDPALNGMDCD, encoded by the exons ATGGAAGCCGAATCATCACC GTTCGAGAGCAGCGAGATGCTGGCGAGCTTCTTGGCGTCGACGCCGT CTCCGAGGAGCTTCGTGGCGGAGCTTCGTGGTGAGGTCGGGTACCTGGCGTTCTCGGGCGTCCAggcgatcgaccggtccgagCCGACTTGCGGGACCCTGATGGCGCTGGGCGAGTGTGGGTGCAGGGATCTGTTCTCGCCGTTGACGttcgacggcgacggcgaggcCGAAGAGACGGTCAAGGTGGACGCCGGATTCCTCCGTCTCTTCCTGGGATTCTACCAGCGACGGGATTTGCAGAACCAG ATTCAGGAATTACTGGGAAATGTTAAGATGATTATCCTCACAGGCCATTCCTTTGGAGCGACAACCGCCTCTCTCACTGCTCTCTGGCTCCTCTCCCATCTACAGCCCACGGCATCTCCCATCTCAGTCCTCTGCCTCACCTTCGGCACTCCCTTGCTCGGCAACAAGTCCCTTTCCCGAGCCATTCTCCGAGAAAGATGGGGCGGGAGCTTCTGTAACGTCGTCTCGAAGCTCGATGTGGTGCCGAGACTGTTCTTCGCTCCGCTAgcctccttggctcctcaactgCACTTGCTGCTTCAGTTTTGGCAAGTCGCTGCTGCTTCTCCCAGTTTAGAACAGCTTGTTGGAGAACTGCGAAAACAGAATTTCAATGAATTCTTCAGCAACGTCATGGATTGTGCTAAAGATGCCGCACAATCAGGAGGAGGGGCTAACAACAGTTTGTTTTGGCCCTTGGGAAGCTACCTATTCTGTTCAGAAGAGGGAGCGATCTGTCTGGATAATGCAACTTCTGTTATTAAGATGATGCATTTGATGCTCGAGACAGTCTCTCCAGCTTCCAGTTTTGAGAATCATCTGAAGTGTTTTGAGGATCATCTGAAGTATGGTTATTATACAGGACTACTTTCTTTGCAATTCCTGAAAAGGATAAACACCAGCGGCCTCTCCGCGTCAAGCTACGAAGCTGGCGTCTTCTTAGCATTACAATCCTCAGGAATAAATCCACAG GATGACAATATTTCAAAACCAGCTAAAGATTGCCTCCAGATGGCTCGGCACATGGGACGTGCACCGAACCTGAACAATGCTCATCTAGCTATAAGACTATCTAAGATAACGCCCTGCAGAGCACAGCTCGAGTGGTATAAGGCACGCTGCGACGAGTCCGAGGATCAACTTGGCTATTACGACACATTCAAGGAATATGGAGCATCCAGGAGGGAGTCCACGATCGACATGAACCTGTTCAGACTTGCCGCATTCTGGAATGATGTCGTAGGCATGGTAGAACGGAATGAACTCTCGTACGATTTCCACCGCAGGTCCAAGTGGAACAATGCAGCCCACTTCTATAGGCTCCTCGCCGAGCCCTTGGAAATCGCTCGCTATTACCGTCGTGGCATGCACCGACAGAAGGGACACTACATCAAGCATGGAAGGGACAGGAGATTCCAGATTTTGGACAGATGGTGGAATCGAAGGATTGCTGTTGCGGCGCAAGAACCACAACAAATTAACAACAAGCGTAGTCGGAGCAGGCACACAAGCTTTACTCAAGATTCTTTGTTTTGGGCAAAGGTGGAGGAAGCGAAGGACTGGCTCAAGCACGTGAGAAAGGAAAGGGACTCGAATAAGTTGGGATCGCTTTTGGCGAACATGAAGGATTTCGAGAAGTATGCGAATGAGCTAATTGCAAGGAAGGAGGTGTCCATAGATGTTCTGGCTAAGAACTCCAGTTACAGCTTATGGGCCGAGGATTGGAAAGCTTTGAAGTTGGAGTTC
- the LOC115755890 gene encoding lipase-like PAD4 isoform X3: protein MEAESSPFESSEMLASFLVAELRGEVGYLAFSGVQAIDRSEPTCGTLMALGECGCRDLFSPLTFDGDGEAEETVKVDAGFLRLFLGFYQRRDLQNQIQELLGNVKMIILTGHSFGATTASLTALWLLSHLQPTASPISVLCLTFGTPLLGNKSLSRAILRERWGGSFCNVVSKLDVVPRLFFAPLASLAPQLHLLLQFWQVAAASPSLEQLVGELRKQNFNEFFSNVMDCAKDAAQSGGGANNSLFWPLGSYLFCSEEGAICLDNATSVIKMMHLMLETVSPASSFENHLKCFEDHLKYGYYTGLLSLQFLKRINTSGLSASSYEAGVFLALQSSGINPQDDNISKPAKDCLQMARHMGRAPNLNNAHLAIRLSKITPCRAQLEWYKARCDESEDQLGYYDTFKEYGASRRESTIDMNLFRLAAFWNDVVGMVERNELSYDFHRRSKWNNAAHFYRLLAEPLEIARYYRRGMHRQKGHYIKHGRDRRFQILDRWWNRRIAVAAQEPQQINNKRSRSRHTSFTQDSLFWAKVEEAKDWLKHVRKERDSNKLGSLLANMKDFEKYANELIARKEVSIDVLAKNSSYSLWAEDWKALKLEFQQPPSDPALNGMDCD from the exons ATGGAAGCCGAATCATCACC GTTCGAGAGCAGCGAGATGCTGGCGAGCTTCTTG GTGGCGGAGCTTCGTGGTGAGGTCGGGTACCTGGCGTTCTCGGGCGTCCAggcgatcgaccggtccgagCCGACTTGCGGGACCCTGATGGCGCTGGGCGAGTGTGGGTGCAGGGATCTGTTCTCGCCGTTGACGttcgacggcgacggcgaggcCGAAGAGACGGTCAAGGTGGACGCCGGATTCCTCCGTCTCTTCCTGGGATTCTACCAGCGACGGGATTTGCAGAACCAG ATTCAGGAATTACTGGGAAATGTTAAGATGATTATCCTCACAGGCCATTCCTTTGGAGCGACAACCGCCTCTCTCACTGCTCTCTGGCTCCTCTCCCATCTACAGCCCACGGCATCTCCCATCTCAGTCCTCTGCCTCACCTTCGGCACTCCCTTGCTCGGCAACAAGTCCCTTTCCCGAGCCATTCTCCGAGAAAGATGGGGCGGGAGCTTCTGTAACGTCGTCTCGAAGCTCGATGTGGTGCCGAGACTGTTCTTCGCTCCGCTAgcctccttggctcctcaactgCACTTGCTGCTTCAGTTTTGGCAAGTCGCTGCTGCTTCTCCCAGTTTAGAACAGCTTGTTGGAGAACTGCGAAAACAGAATTTCAATGAATTCTTCAGCAACGTCATGGATTGTGCTAAAGATGCCGCACAATCAGGAGGAGGGGCTAACAACAGTTTGTTTTGGCCCTTGGGAAGCTACCTATTCTGTTCAGAAGAGGGAGCGATCTGTCTGGATAATGCAACTTCTGTTATTAAGATGATGCATTTGATGCTCGAGACAGTCTCTCCAGCTTCCAGTTTTGAGAATCATCTGAAGTGTTTTGAGGATCATCTGAAGTATGGTTATTATACAGGACTACTTTCTTTGCAATTCCTGAAAAGGATAAACACCAGCGGCCTCTCCGCGTCAAGCTACGAAGCTGGCGTCTTCTTAGCATTACAATCCTCAGGAATAAATCCACAG GATGACAATATTTCAAAACCAGCTAAAGATTGCCTCCAGATGGCTCGGCACATGGGACGTGCACCGAACCTGAACAATGCTCATCTAGCTATAAGACTATCTAAGATAACGCCCTGCAGAGCACAGCTCGAGTGGTATAAGGCACGCTGCGACGAGTCCGAGGATCAACTTGGCTATTACGACACATTCAAGGAATATGGAGCATCCAGGAGGGAGTCCACGATCGACATGAACCTGTTCAGACTTGCCGCATTCTGGAATGATGTCGTAGGCATGGTAGAACGGAATGAACTCTCGTACGATTTCCACCGCAGGTCCAAGTGGAACAATGCAGCCCACTTCTATAGGCTCCTCGCCGAGCCCTTGGAAATCGCTCGCTATTACCGTCGTGGCATGCACCGACAGAAGGGACACTACATCAAGCATGGAAGGGACAGGAGATTCCAGATTTTGGACAGATGGTGGAATCGAAGGATTGCTGTTGCGGCGCAAGAACCACAACAAATTAACAACAAGCGTAGTCGGAGCAGGCACACAAGCTTTACTCAAGATTCTTTGTTTTGGGCAAAGGTGGAGGAAGCGAAGGACTGGCTCAAGCACGTGAGAAAGGAAAGGGACTCGAATAAGTTGGGATCGCTTTTGGCGAACATGAAGGATTTCGAGAAGTATGCGAATGAGCTAATTGCAAGGAAGGAGGTGTCCATAGATGTTCTGGCTAAGAACTCCAGTTACAGCTTATGGGCCGAGGATTGGAAAGCTTTGAAGTTGGAGTTC